GCGGTCTAGAATTGCATCGGCAATGGTTCCTTCGCCAATTGTTTCATGCCAGTTTTTTACTGGTATCTGTGCGGCAATGATAATAGAAGTCTTGTCATATTTCTGTTCAACGATATCCATTAGGGCATTTCTTGCAGGATCGTCAAAGGCTGTTAACCCAAAATCATCCAGTATCAACAGGTCGGTTTTCT
This window of the Williamwhitmania taraxaci genome carries:
- a CDS encoding ATP-binding protein, which produces KTDLLILDDFGLTAFDDPARNALMDIVEQKYDKTSIIIAAQIPVKNWHETIGEGTIADAILDRMVHSSHRIELTVESMRKNKMKKTQINS